In Nostoc edaphicum CCNP1411, the sequence TTCAAGCCATCTCTCGTTTGCGTGATCGCTTCGGCATAGAACTCTCCATGCGAAACCTACTATACGAAGCGCCTACTGTAGCTGCCATTGCCGTTGTTGTAGCTGCTCAACAACCCCAAGATATCGAAGAAATGACTGCCTTGCTCACAGAGATTCAGAGCCTATCACCCACAGAAGTCGCTCAACAACTCACAGTTACCCCACCCTAACCCTCCCCTTGCAAAGGGGAGGGAACCGGATCTCTGATCTCCCCCCTTTGCAAGGGGAGTAATTCCGATCTCCCCCCTTTGCAAGGGGGGATTAAGGGGGGTAATTCGAGAGAACTTTTTCATCAAATACATATTTTTTACTTGATATGACTGACTATCTAAAACTCTTAGCTAAATTATCACCAGAACAACGACTACTATTTGAACGCCGCTTAAAAGAGCGAGGATTAACATTAGGACAATCTTTCAGCATTCCCAAACGCCCTGATACAGAAAATACTCCCCTATCTTTTGCTCAACAACGCCTCTGGTTCATTCAGCAACTCGAACCTACTAGTTCTGTTTACAACGTCCCCTGTGTTCTGCGGCTACGGGGAGTCTTGCAGGTGTCAGCATTAGAAAAATCTCTAAATGAATTACGGCGACGACACGAAACCTTACGCACTTGTTTCACTACCAACGCCCAAAAGCAGCCCATCCAAGTTATTACACCTTGGGAACCTCTAGCGCTGACGATTATTGATATCAGCGAAATTAACACTCCATTAGAAGTGCAAAGGTTAGCTCTAGCAGAGGCAAAACGCCCCTTTGATTTGAGTCAACCCTTATTGCGATCGCTCCTATTATATTTAGGAGAACAGGAGTATATTTTACTACTAACAACGCATCATATTATTTCTGATCGCTGGTCGATTGGTGTTTTCCTGAAAGAATTATCGCTACTATATTCAGCATTTATCCAAGGAGAAACTTCATCATTACCAGAGTTGCCTATTCAGTATGCTGATTGGGCTGTGTGGCAAAGGCAACAGTTACAGGGTGAATTTCTCACAGAGCAAATTAGTTATTGGCAACAGCAATTAGCTGGTGAATTACCTATTTTACAGTTGTCAAGTCGCCCACAACCAGCCGTACCTACATATAGCGGTTCAGATTATTCTGTAGCTTTATCGCCATCTTTATCCCAAGCAGTTAAAGCTTTAGCAGCCAAGCAAGGGGTAACGCTGTTTATGCTGCTGTTAACTAGCTTTCAGGTATTGCTATATCGCTACACGAGAGAAGATGATTTAGTTATTGGTACTGATATTGTTAACCGCGATCGGCAAGAGACTGAGAATTTAATTGGTTTGTTAGTGAATACAGTGGTGTTGCGTACCAATTTGGCAGGAAATCCTACGGTGCAGGAATTATTGGCGCGAGTGCGTGAGGTGGCGCTTGCAGCCTTTGCCCATCAGTATTTACCTTTTGAAAAATTGGTGGAAGTGTTAAATCCTGAACGGAATCTCAGTCAGATGATGCCGTTATTCCAAGTTAAGTTTGATTTACAATTAGCATCGGTGCGATCGCCACAATTGCCAGGGTTAACTCTGGAACGATTGCCTTTTGATGAAGAGACGGCAAAATACGAATTACGTCTGAATTTACAAGACACCGAACAGGGAATTACTGGACAGTTTGAATACAGTACAGATTTATTTGATGTTGCTACAATTGCTCGCATGGTAGAACATTGGATTGCTTTGCTAGAGAGTATAGTTGTAAATACTGAGCAAAAGCTGTCAGAAATATCTTTTTTAACGGTCAACGAACAGCAGCAATTTAAAATTTGGAACCAAACTACACAAGAATATCCTAATCATCAGTGCCTTCATCAACTATTTGAAGCGCAAGTGGAACAGACACCGGATGAAATCGCGTTGATTTTTGGTGAGCAATCTTTTACTTATAGAGAACTTAATAGTAAAGCTAATCAATTAGCACATCATTTACAACATTTGGGTGTGGAAGTAGAAACACCTGTGGGAATTTGTCTGCAACGTTCTGTTGAGATGGTGATTGGGGTTTTGGGGATTCTGAAAGCGGGTGGAGTGTATGTACCTTTAGATCCGGCTTATCCTGAAACTCGGTTGAGGTGGATTCTGGAAGATGTGCGAGTTCCGATTCTGTTGACTCAGACATCATCAAAACCCTACCCCGCCACTTACCAAGTAAATAGCAATACAAAAATTGTTTATCTGGACGAAGATTGGGAAGCTATAGCTGAAAATTCTGTTAGTAATCCTGTAACCTTGGTGACACCGGAAAATCTAGCGTATTTGATTTATACTTCTGGTTCTACAGGGAAACCGAAGGGGGTGATGATTGAACATCGTAATCCAGTTTGTTTATTATATTGGGCGCGGGAAGTATTTAATGCAGATGCGATCGCTGGTGTATTAGCCTCAACTTCAATTTGCTTTGATTTATCAATATTTGAGTTATTTGTACCTCTGAGTTGGGGCGGTAAAGTCATCCTCGCAGAAAATGCCTTGGCGCTGCCGAATTTGCCAGCGAAAAATCAGGTGACGCTGATTAATACTGTACCCAGTGCGATCGCACAATTACTGCAACTCAATGCTATTCCCAACTCTGTCCAAACTGTGAATTTGGCAGGTGAACCGCTGAGTTGGCGACTGGTGCAACAACTTGAACAATTACCCTACATTCAGCAAATATTCAACCTCTACGGTCCTTCAGAGGATACTACCTATTCCACCTACGTCCAACTTAAAGGTGTTAACGCCGTAACTCCATCGCCGACAATTGGTCAACCTATTGCTAATAGTCAAGTGTACGTCTTAGATGACCATTTGCAACCAGTACCAGTGGGTGTACCTGGGGAACTCTACATTGGTGGTGCAGGAGTAGCACGGGGTTATTGGCAGCGTCCAGATTTAACAGCAGAAAGGTTTATACCAAATCCGTTTGTTAGGGACTGGGAACCAGGAGAAGCAGGGAGAGAAAGAATAACCAATGCCCCATACCCAATGCCCCATGCCCAATGCCCCATGCCCAATCTTTACAAAACAGGCGATCGCGTCCGTTATCTCCCAGATGGTAATTTGGAATACTTGGGAAGATTGGATAACCAAGTGAAAATTCGGGGCTATCGCATTGAATTGGGTGAGATTGAAGCGGTACTAAGCCAACATTCAGATGTGCAAGAGTGTGCTGTAATGGCTCCTGAAGAAGTAACCGGTGAGAAACGTTTAGTTGCTTATATTGCTTCTCTAAGTGCAAAATCCTCAGATTTGCGGCAATTTTTGGCGGAACGTTTACCGGGTTATATGATTCCTGCAAACTTTATTACTCTGGAAGCACTGCCGCATACTCCCAATGGCAAAATTGATCGTCAGGCATTACCCACGGTAGACAAAACACGTCCAGAATTAGAGAATGCCTATGTGGAAGCACGTACACCCACAGAACAAACTCTCGCCATCATCTGGGAAGAAACACTTCAAGTTGAACAAATTGGAATTAATGATAACTTTTTTGCATTGGGGGGACATTCGCTGCTGGGTATTCAGTTAGTGGCGAAAATCAATGAATCTCTCAATGTAGAAGTACCTCTCAAGAGCTTATTTCAGCATCCCACGATCGCAGGTTTGTCAGCACAAATTGAGCAATTACAGGGCGATATCACTCAGTCGAGATTACCCCAAATTCAACCACGTCCCCAGGAACGCTATCAACCTTTTCCCCTAACGGACATTCAACAAGCATATCTCATCGGACGTAACGCCGCTTTTGAGTTGGGTAATGTTGCTACCCACGGCTACCAAGAAATTGAAACGGTGGGATTGTCTGTAGAACAAATGGAATGGGCATTACAAAGGCTAATTGAGCATCATGATATGTTGCGGGTAATTGTGCAACCCGATGGACAACAGCGCGTTTTAAAAGAGGTGCCACCTTATAAAATTGCTGTGACTGATTTGCGTGGAGAATTACCCCTCCCCAACCCTCCCCTTGCAAAGGGGAGGGAGCAATTTAACCCTCTCTTTGATAAGGAGAAGATACTCGATAGGGCGGGTGGGGTAGAGTTGATGGAGTTGCGCGATCGCCTTTCTCACCAAATATTTGCTACCGATCGCTATCCATTATTTGAAATTCAAGCAGTTTTATTGGATGAGGAAAAAATTCGCTTTTGCATTAGCTTTGATGTATTAATTGGGGACGCTTGGAGTTTTAAACTACTAGGGACAGAAATAGTGCAAATATTGCACAATCCTGATATTCAATTGCCGACAAGCAGATTATCTTTTCGTGATTATGTGTTGGGAGAACAGGAATTACGGAAATCGGCAATTTATGCGCGATCGCAAGCCTACTGGCAAGCCAGACTTGCCAACCTACCAGCCGCACCAGATTTACCTTTGACTCAGCCTCTCAGTACAATCACTCAACCCCATTTTGTTCGGCGTAGTGGCAATTTAGCTCCAGAGAAATGGCAACGGCTAAAACAGCAAGCCAGCCAAGTCGGAATTACACCATCAGGTTTGCTATTAGCTGCATTTGCGGAAATTCTCTCTCGGTGGAGTAAGGAGCCGTGTTTTACCCTAAATTTGACCCTTTTTAATCGTCTACCCTTGCATCCCGATGTCAATCTAATTGTGGGAGACTTCACCGCGTCTTTGCTGTTGGCAATTGAGAACAAGGGGCGTAAAAATTTTCTGGAACTTGCTCGGCACATCCAAGCACAGCTATGGGAAGATTTAGATCATCGTTATGTCAGTGGTGTGGAAGTGCTACGCCACCTTGCCCGCAATCAACAACGGGTGACAGGCGCAATCATGCCCGTAGTCTTTACCAGCACACTCACCCAAGACAATCGAGAACAAACAACAGAGCGTAGCTGGCGCAGTGACTTAGTATACAGCCTCAGCCAGACTTCCCAGGTGTATTTTGACCATCAAGTAGCAGAAGTTGCTGGGGCATTAGTTTTTAACTGGGATACCATTGATGATCTCTTCCCACCAGGGATGTTAGATGAAATGTTCCACACCTACTGTGAATTATTGGAACATTTAGCAACTTCAGTTGCAGGGAAGATGGGAGAGATGGACTTTTATCCAATGCCCCATTCCCTATTCCCTATTCCCCATTCCCCATTCCCAATTCCCCTACTTCACACCCTATTTTTTGAGCAGGTAACAAAGCAACCCAAGCAGCCTGCAATTTTTACTACCCAAAAATCTCTGACATATCAAGAGGTGAGCGATCGCGTTTGTCACCTTGCCCAACTATTACAGCAATTAGGCGTAATCCCAAATCAATTGGTGGCAATTGTTATGGATAAAGGTTGGGAGCAAGCAATTGCCGCCTTAGCAATTTTGACAGCCGGGGCTGCTTATGTACCTATCGATCCCCAATTACCGACACAACGCCGCCTACACTTGTTGGAGGAAACCCAAGCACAAATTATCCTCACTCAATCCTGGCTGGATGTGGCTTTAGAATGGACAGATGATTGCAGTCGTATATGTGTTGATACTCTCGATGCTCCAACTTATACAGCCATACCCGCAGCGATACAGCAACCTACAGATTTAGCATACGTCATTTACACTTCCGGTTCTACTGGCAAGCCTAAAGGTGTGATGATCGATCATCAGGGAGCCGTGAACACGATTTTAGATATTAATCAACGCTTTGACGTGACAGCTAGCGATCGCATTTTAGCCCTGTCTTCCCTGAGTTTTGATTTATCTGTATATGACATATTTGGCATCCTCGCCGCCGGCGGAGCAATTGTCATTCCCGATTGCAAGCGCCTCAATGATCCATCTCACTGGATGCACCTAATTAACCAGCATCAGGTAACAATTTGGAATTCTGTTCCCGCCTTAATGCAACTTTTGGTTGAATTGGGGAGTGGGGAAGAAGCAGGGGGGCAGGGGAGAATACCAATCCCCAATCCCCAATCCCTCCGTTTAATTCTCCTTAGTGGTGACTGGATTCCCCTCACACTCCCTGAGCGCATTTGCAGTCAATTTAATCATCCCCAAATTATCAGTTTAGGGGGTGCTACAGAAGCCTCTATCTGGTCTATTTTTTACCCTATTAGCAAAATCGATTCCAATTGGAAAAGTATTCCCTACGGATCTTCTCTGACCAATCAACGGGTTTACGTACTCAATCAATCCCTCCAACCCTGCCCGAATTGGGCAATTGGTGAACTCTACATTGGCGGTTTGGGTATCGCCAAAGGCTACTGGCAAAATCCAGAATTAACGGCAGAAAGGTTTATTCCCAATCCGTTTATTGGGAACTGGGAAGCAGGGGAGCAGGGGAGAATACCAATGCCCTATACTCTCTACAAAACCGGTGACTTAGGGCGCTATCTCCCAGACGGGACAATAGAATTTTTAGGACGAGAGGATTTTCAAGTTAAAATCAATGGCTACCGGATTGAGTTGGGTGAAATTGAAGCGGCTCTAAAACAGCATCCAGCGATCGCTCAAGCAGTTGTCACAACTTTGGGCTTATCGTCTCAACAGCAATTGCTTGCCTATATTGTGTTGCAGCCAGAAATAACACCCCTCCCCAACCCTCCCCTTGCAAAGGCTACGGTGTATACGCAAGTTCTCGAATTACCCCACCCTAACCCTCCCCTTGCAAAGGGGAGGGAACTAGAAAATCTTGTTTCCCCCCTTTGCAAGGGGGGATTAAGGGGGGTAAAACCCGGATCTCAAAGTAACTCCGATTTATGTGTAGACGGTAGCCTTGCAAAGGAGAGGGTAGCCGGGGCGGGTGGGGTTTCTCCCACAGATTTTAAACTCCAACAACGGGGTGTTAGAAGATTTGATTCTAGTATTTCGGTTGCTTTACCTGGGGCTGAGTCTTTTGATGTCAAGCTGCAAAGACAAAGTTATCGCCAATTTTTAGAGGAATCTGTATCTCTCAATAGCTTGGGTGAATTTTTAGAATGTTTGCGATCGCAGCAACTATCAAATTCACCATTGCCTAAGTACCGTTATGCTTCTGCTGGTAGTTTGTATCCAGTCCAGACATACATTTACATTAAGCCAAATCAAGTTCAAAGTTTAACGGCTGGGATTTACTACTATCATCCCCAACAGCATCAACTGATTCACTTGAGCAATTCAGCTAAAGTTGACAGTGGGATTTATGGCATTAATCAGGAGATTTTTGAGCAAGGGGCGTTTGCCTTGTTTTTAATTGGTGATTTGCAGGCGATCGCACCAATTTACGGCGATAAATCTAGGGATTTCTGTATGCTGGAAGCGGGTTATATCAGTCAGCTATTAATGGAAACGGCTCCCGATTATGACTTAGGCTTATGTCCGATAGGGGCTTTAGAATTTGATACTATCCGCGAGAATTTTGCTTTGCACGAGGAACATATATTGTTGCATAGTTTTGTCGGCGGTTGTATCGACCCAACCTGGAAAACTCGTTGGCTGTCGCCAGAAAATCCGCAAACGCAGTTAACAAAAACAGAATTGATGACACAGAAGTTACGGCAATTTCTACAGCAACGATTGCCAGAATATATGATACCTACACTTTATATACCTTTGGAAGCATTACCATTAACACCTAATGGTAAGGTGGATCGCCGTGCCTTACCTTTACCAGAGTTTCAATCCCCTAAAACTGAGTTATATTTTACACCTCCAATCACAGATTTGGAAGTGGCGATCGCAAACCTTTGGCAATCTGTTCTCCAAGTCGAGGTGCAAAGCATTCACGATAACTTTTTCGAGTTGGGCGGTAATTCTTTATCAGCAACCCAAGTACTTGCTCAGATGCGTTCCTCTCTCCAACTTAATTTACCAATTCGGGAGTTTTTCTTCAATCCTACCTTAGCTTCCCAGGCTGATTTGCTAAAACTGCAATGGCATCAAAAGCCACAACCAGCAAAGACACCGCAAATTGAGCGCGTCGAAAGGGGTGAAGCACAACAGTTATTAACTAACTTAGACCAACTTTCTGAAGAAGAAGTAGAGAAACTACTCAACCAAATGCAGGTACAAGAGGGTGGTTAACTGTTTGAAGAAGAATTCAGAAGTCAGAATTCAGGAGTCAGAATCAATTGGATGGGGATTCAGACGCCAACGAAAAAGTAGACACCGTGCAGACGATGGGGTTTTAAACCCGTTTATTCATCCACCAGCGATGCACTGAGCGTGGTCGAAGTGTCGCACAGAATTCAATTCTGAATTCTGGCTCCTGACTCCTGAATTCTGTTTGATAAATGCCTTGCTGCACAAAGTTGGAGATGTTTTTACAACTAACTGATAATTATTGTCATATAGTGTGAAATAATAGCAATACTAACTTGACTTAGCAAAATTATTTCCTAATAAGACATTTCAATTTCGTGAGGTACGGAAATACCCCACCCGTGCTATCGCGCACCCTCTCCCTTAATCCCCTCCAATTACCCCCCTCAATCCCCCCTTGCAAAGGGGGGAAGCCGGAAATTCAGTTCCCTCCCCTTTGCAAGTAAATTCTCTGGTTATTCAACATTAGAAATTCACCTTACAAAGGGGGAAGCCGGAAATCCAGTTCCCTCCCCTTTGCAAGGGGAGGGTTAGGGTGGGGTAAAATCTGTGATTCCTGCGAATAATTTCTTAATATGAGTCATTCACAGCCCAACACCTCTGAACTACAGGCG encodes:
- a CDS encoding non-ribosomal peptide synthetase, giving the protein MTDYLKLLAKLSPEQRLLFERRLKERGLTLGQSFSIPKRPDTENTPLSFAQQRLWFIQQLEPTSSVYNVPCVLRLRGVLQVSALEKSLNELRRRHETLRTCFTTNAQKQPIQVITPWEPLALTIIDISEINTPLEVQRLALAEAKRPFDLSQPLLRSLLLYLGEQEYILLLTTHHIISDRWSIGVFLKELSLLYSAFIQGETSSLPELPIQYADWAVWQRQQLQGEFLTEQISYWQQQLAGELPILQLSSRPQPAVPTYSGSDYSVALSPSLSQAVKALAAKQGVTLFMLLLTSFQVLLYRYTREDDLVIGTDIVNRDRQETENLIGLLVNTVVLRTNLAGNPTVQELLARVREVALAAFAHQYLPFEKLVEVLNPERNLSQMMPLFQVKFDLQLASVRSPQLPGLTLERLPFDEETAKYELRLNLQDTEQGITGQFEYSTDLFDVATIARMVEHWIALLESIVVNTEQKLSEISFLTVNEQQQFKIWNQTTQEYPNHQCLHQLFEAQVEQTPDEIALIFGEQSFTYRELNSKANQLAHHLQHLGVEVETPVGICLQRSVEMVIGVLGILKAGGVYVPLDPAYPETRLRWILEDVRVPILLTQTSSKPYPATYQVNSNTKIVYLDEDWEAIAENSVSNPVTLVTPENLAYLIYTSGSTGKPKGVMIEHRNPVCLLYWAREVFNADAIAGVLASTSICFDLSIFELFVPLSWGGKVILAENALALPNLPAKNQVTLINTVPSAIAQLLQLNAIPNSVQTVNLAGEPLSWRLVQQLEQLPYIQQIFNLYGPSEDTTYSTYVQLKGVNAVTPSPTIGQPIANSQVYVLDDHLQPVPVGVPGELYIGGAGVARGYWQRPDLTAERFIPNPFVRDWEPGEAGRERITNAPYPMPHAQCPMPNLYKTGDRVRYLPDGNLEYLGRLDNQVKIRGYRIELGEIEAVLSQHSDVQECAVMAPEEVTGEKRLVAYIASLSAKSSDLRQFLAERLPGYMIPANFITLEALPHTPNGKIDRQALPTVDKTRPELENAYVEARTPTEQTLAIIWEETLQVEQIGINDNFFALGGHSLLGIQLVAKINESLNVEVPLKSLFQHPTIAGLSAQIEQLQGDITQSRLPQIQPRPQERYQPFPLTDIQQAYLIGRNAAFELGNVATHGYQEIETVGLSVEQMEWALQRLIEHHDMLRVIVQPDGQQRVLKEVPPYKIAVTDLRGELPLPNPPLAKGREQFNPLFDKEKILDRAGGVELMELRDRLSHQIFATDRYPLFEIQAVLLDEEKIRFCISFDVLIGDAWSFKLLGTEIVQILHNPDIQLPTSRLSFRDYVLGEQELRKSAIYARSQAYWQARLANLPAAPDLPLTQPLSTITQPHFVRRSGNLAPEKWQRLKQQASQVGITPSGLLLAAFAEILSRWSKEPCFTLNLTLFNRLPLHPDVNLIVGDFTASLLLAIENKGRKNFLELARHIQAQLWEDLDHRYVSGVEVLRHLARNQQRVTGAIMPVVFTSTLTQDNREQTTERSWRSDLVYSLSQTSQVYFDHQVAEVAGALVFNWDTIDDLFPPGMLDEMFHTYCELLEHLATSVAGKMGEMDFYPMPHSLFPIPHSPFPIPLLHTLFFEQVTKQPKQPAIFTTQKSLTYQEVSDRVCHLAQLLQQLGVIPNQLVAIVMDKGWEQAIAALAILTAGAAYVPIDPQLPTQRRLHLLEETQAQIILTQSWLDVALEWTDDCSRICVDTLDAPTYTAIPAAIQQPTDLAYVIYTSGSTGKPKGVMIDHQGAVNTILDINQRFDVTASDRILALSSLSFDLSVYDIFGILAAGGAIVIPDCKRLNDPSHWMHLINQHQVTIWNSVPALMQLLVELGSGEEAGGQGRIPIPNPQSLRLILLSGDWIPLTLPERICSQFNHPQIISLGGATEASIWSIFYPISKIDSNWKSIPYGSSLTNQRVYVLNQSLQPCPNWAIGELYIGGLGIAKGYWQNPELTAERFIPNPFIGNWEAGEQGRIPMPYTLYKTGDLGRYLPDGTIEFLGREDFQVKINGYRIELGEIEAALKQHPAIAQAVVTTLGLSSQQQLLAYIVLQPEITPLPNPPLAKATVYTQVLELPHPNPPLAKGRELENLVSPLCKGGLRGVKPGSQSNSDLCVDGSLAKERVAGAGGVSPTDFKLQQRGVRRFDSSISVALPGAESFDVKLQRQSYRQFLEESVSLNSLGEFLECLRSQQLSNSPLPKYRYASAGSLYPVQTYIYIKPNQVQSLTAGIYYYHPQQHQLIHLSNSAKVDSGIYGINQEIFEQGAFALFLIGDLQAIAPIYGDKSRDFCMLEAGYISQLLMETAPDYDLGLCPIGALEFDTIRENFALHEEHILLHSFVGGCIDPTWKTRWLSPENPQTQLTKTELMTQKLRQFLQQRLPEYMIPTLYIPLEALPLTPNGKVDRRALPLPEFQSPKTELYFTPPITDLEVAIANLWQSVLQVEVQSIHDNFFELGGNSLSATQVLAQMRSSLQLNLPIREFFFNPTLASQADLLKLQWHQKPQPAKTPQIERVERGEAQQLLTNLDQLSEEEVEKLLNQMQVQEGG